Proteins found in one Tsukamurella paurometabola DSM 20162 genomic segment:
- a CDS encoding Maf family protein, producing the protein MLASASPARLGVLRAAGVEPAVIVSQVDEDAILAELGSDAAHEDAVTALARAKAHDVAARVTDDPSARARRTVIVGCDSMLSIGGALVGKPHTPAVARERWGAMRGRAGRLLTGHCVLLLDGDGAPPREATGTGGTTLRFGAPSDAEIDAYVATGEPLEVAGAFTLDGLGGWFIEGIDGDPSSVIGISLPLMRRLLSELGVGVVDLWRGVPDPA; encoded by the coding sequence GTGCTCGCGTCGGCCTCGCCGGCGCGTCTGGGCGTGCTCCGCGCGGCCGGGGTCGAACCGGCCGTGATCGTCTCGCAGGTCGACGAGGATGCGATCCTCGCCGAACTGGGATCCGATGCGGCGCATGAGGATGCGGTGACCGCGCTGGCTCGCGCCAAGGCCCACGATGTGGCCGCCCGGGTCACGGACGATCCGTCTGCGCGGGCCCGTCGCACCGTGATCGTGGGCTGCGACTCGATGCTCTCGATCGGCGGAGCCCTAGTCGGCAAGCCGCACACCCCGGCGGTCGCCCGCGAGCGATGGGGCGCGATGCGCGGCCGCGCGGGTCGCCTGCTGACGGGCCACTGTGTCCTGCTCCTCGACGGCGACGGTGCGCCGCCCCGCGAGGCCACCGGCACGGGCGGTACCACGCTGCGATTCGGCGCACCGTCGGACGCCGAGATCGACGCCTACGTGGCCACCGGTGAACCGCTCGAAGTGGCGGGCGCGTTCACCCTGGACGGTCTCGGCGGCTGGTTCATCGAGGGGATCGACGGCGACCCGAGTTCGGTGATCGGCATTTCATTGCCATTGATGCGCCGGCTGTTGAGCGAACTCGGGGTCGGCGTGGTCGACCTGTGGCGGGGAGTGCCGGATCCGGCGTGA
- a CDS encoding acyl-CoA carboxylase subunit epsilon, with product MSADKPVEAAKVPEAEAEKLRAAIRFERGNPSAADVAAIVTVLAAASGSAPRSSAELKSLWGDTRERLRPQYFNGPNAFTSQTPLFWTKGS from the coding sequence GTGAGCGCCGATAAGCCGGTGGAGGCCGCGAAGGTCCCCGAGGCCGAGGCGGAGAAGCTGCGCGCGGCGATCCGGTTCGAGCGGGGCAACCCGTCGGCAGCCGACGTCGCCGCCATCGTGACGGTGCTCGCCGCGGCGTCGGGTTCGGCTCCGCGGAGTTCCGCCGAGCTGAAGTCGCTGTGGGGCGACACCCGGGAACGCCTGCGGCCGCAGTACTTCAACGGTCCCAACGCCTTCACCAGCCAGACCCCTCTGTTTTGGACCAAGGGCTCGTAA
- a CDS encoding acyl-CoA carboxylase subunit beta yields MTSASTTDGAAPGADGAEPSIHTTAGKLADFRKRDAQALAPMGQAAIDRVHEKGRLTARERVLALLDEGSFVELDKLAQHRSTNFGMGAKRPVGDGVVAGYGTIDGREVCVFSQDSTVFGGSLGEVYGDKIVKVMDLATKTGRPLVGIIDGAGARIQEGVVSLALYSKIFFRNTQASGVIPQISVIMGAAAGGHVYSPALTDFVVMVDHESQMFITGPDVIKSVTGEEVTKEELGGAQTHMSKSGTAHYVASGEQDALDYVRELMTYLPSNNRAEAPRFVPTDPLTGSIEESVNDEDRELDTLIPDSPNQPYDMHEVIRRLLDDDEFLEIQPQRAMNIIVGFGRIDGRSVGLVANQPTQLAGCLDIDASEKAARFVRFCDAFNIPIITLVDVPGFLPGTGQEYDGIIRRGAKLLYAYGEATVPKITVVTRKAYGGAYCVMGSKDMGADINLAWPTAQFAVMGASGAVGFVYRKELAEAAEKGEDVDALRLKLQEEYEDTLVNPYVAAERGYVDAVIPPSHTRGQIVTALNMLERKVAITLPKKHGNIPL; encoded by the coding sequence ATGACGAGTGCCTCCACCACCGACGGCGCGGCTCCCGGCGCTGACGGCGCCGAGCCCAGCATCCACACCACCGCTGGCAAGCTGGCCGACTTCCGCAAGCGTGACGCGCAGGCCCTGGCCCCCATGGGGCAGGCCGCGATCGACCGCGTGCACGAGAAGGGCCGCCTCACCGCCCGCGAGCGCGTCCTGGCGCTGCTCGACGAGGGTTCCTTCGTCGAGCTCGACAAGCTGGCGCAGCACCGCTCCACCAACTTCGGCATGGGCGCCAAGCGCCCCGTGGGCGACGGCGTGGTGGCCGGCTACGGCACCATCGACGGCCGCGAGGTGTGCGTCTTCAGCCAGGACTCCACCGTCTTCGGCGGCTCGCTCGGCGAGGTCTACGGCGACAAGATCGTCAAGGTCATGGACCTGGCCACTAAGACCGGCCGCCCGCTGGTGGGCATCATCGACGGTGCCGGCGCGCGCATCCAGGAGGGCGTGGTCTCGCTCGCCCTGTACTCGAAGATCTTCTTCCGCAACACCCAGGCGTCGGGCGTCATCCCGCAGATCTCGGTGATCATGGGCGCGGCCGCCGGTGGCCACGTGTACTCCCCCGCCCTCACCGACTTCGTGGTCATGGTCGATCACGAGAGCCAGATGTTCATCACCGGCCCGGACGTGATCAAGTCCGTGACCGGCGAGGAGGTCACCAAGGAGGAGCTGGGCGGCGCCCAGACCCACATGAGCAAGTCGGGCACCGCGCACTACGTGGCCTCCGGCGAGCAGGACGCACTCGACTACGTGCGCGAGCTGATGACCTACCTCCCCTCGAACAACCGCGCCGAGGCGCCGCGCTTCGTGCCGACCGACCCGCTCACCGGGTCGATCGAGGAGTCGGTCAACGACGAGGACCGCGAGCTCGACACGCTGATCCCGGATTCGCCGAACCAGCCGTACGACATGCACGAGGTGATCCGCCGCCTGCTCGACGACGACGAGTTCCTCGAGATCCAGCCGCAGCGCGCGATGAACATCATCGTGGGCTTCGGCCGGATCGACGGCCGCAGCGTGGGCCTGGTGGCGAACCAGCCCACCCAGCTGGCCGGTTGCCTCGACATCGACGCCTCGGAGAAGGCCGCGCGCTTCGTGCGGTTCTGCGATGCCTTCAACATCCCGATCATCACCCTGGTCGACGTGCCCGGCTTCCTGCCGGGTACGGGCCAGGAGTACGACGGCATCATCCGCCGCGGTGCGAAGCTGCTCTACGCCTACGGCGAGGCCACCGTCCCGAAGATCACCGTGGTCACCCGCAAGGCCTACGGCGGCGCGTACTGCGTGATGGGCAGCAAGGACATGGGCGCCGATATCAACCTGGCGTGGCCCACCGCCCAGTTCGCGGTGATGGGCGCCTCGGGCGCCGTCGGCTTCGTGTACCGCAAGGAGCTGGCCGAGGCCGCCGAGAAGGGCGAGGACGTCGACGCCCTGCGCCTGAAGCTCCAGGAGGAGTACGAGGACACCCTGGTCAACCCGTACGTGGCGGCCGAGCGCGGCTACGTCGACGCGGTGATCCCGCCCTCGCACACCCGCGGCCAGATCGTGACGGCGCTCAACATGCTCGAGCGCAAGGTGGCGATCACGCTGCCGAAGAAGCACGGGAACATCCCGCTGTGA
- a CDS encoding biotin--[acetyl-CoA-carboxylase] ligase yields the protein MKERAPMLPDQAAIAAAVRGTRWYDVAVVPSTGSTNADLADGVRAGDEPGRVLIADVQTAGRGRHLRPWSAPAGTQLSISVTVAVPAAAAPRAGWLSLVTGVAAVRAVREETGVEAGLKWPNDVLLSAVPGKRGGKAAGILSELATDPHGGLVAVIGTGLNTTLAAADVPVETATSLLLAGAEDPDRTALAIAYLRHLDAGLTTWASDPAAARSEYLDVCVTVGQRVTVSLPGDETLVGTAVDVDVEGRIVVADDDGLRHVLSAGDVTHLRPART from the coding sequence GTGAAGGAGAGGGCCCCGATGCTCCCCGATCAGGCGGCGATCGCCGCGGCCGTGCGCGGAACGCGCTGGTACGACGTGGCGGTGGTGCCGAGCACCGGTTCCACCAACGCCGACCTCGCCGACGGGGTCCGCGCGGGCGACGAACCCGGGCGTGTACTCATCGCCGATGTGCAGACCGCGGGCCGCGGCCGACACCTGCGGCCCTGGTCCGCGCCCGCCGGCACCCAGCTCTCCATCTCCGTCACCGTCGCCGTCCCCGCCGCCGCGGCGCCGCGCGCCGGGTGGCTGTCCCTGGTGACCGGTGTGGCCGCGGTCCGCGCGGTCCGCGAGGAGACGGGCGTCGAGGCCGGGCTCAAGTGGCCCAACGACGTGCTGCTCAGCGCCGTCCCGGGCAAGCGCGGCGGCAAAGCGGCCGGCATCCTCTCCGAGCTCGCGACCGATCCGCACGGCGGCCTGGTCGCCGTGATCGGGACGGGCCTGAACACCACGCTCGCCGCCGCCGATGTGCCGGTGGAGACCGCGACCTCGCTGCTGCTCGCCGGCGCCGAGGATCCCGATCGCACCGCCCTCGCCATCGCCTACCTGCGTCATCTCGATGCGGGCCTGACCACGTGGGCGAGCGATCCCGCCGCCGCGCGGAGTGAGTACCTGGACGTCTGCGTCACCGTCGGGCAGCGGGTGACCGTCTCGCTCCCCGGCGACGAGACCCTGGTGGGCACCGCGGTCGATGTGGACGTGGAGGGCCGCATCGTGGTGGCCGACGACGACGGGCTCCGGCATGTGCTCTCTGCCGGTGACGTCACGCACCTGCGTCCCGCCCGCACCTAG
- a CDS encoding PH domain-containing protein translates to MGFPDKVLVDDERVLLHIRPHAKRMVGPVLVLFLASALAGVAGGLVTRANISGQTAGWLSLAIVAVWTLIVGWWTVRPWVVRRATHLVVTDLRIMFRAGILRRRGIDIPLRRINSVQYHQRLVDRALRSGVLTVESAGDDPLDFPDVPRIAAVHALLVDALDDAADRASAEYERRGDRWRAE, encoded by the coding sequence ATGGGCTTCCCGGACAAGGTGCTCGTCGACGACGAGCGGGTGCTGCTGCACATCCGTCCGCACGCCAAGCGGATGGTCGGGCCCGTGCTGGTGCTGTTCCTGGCATCGGCGCTCGCGGGCGTCGCCGGTGGCCTGGTGACGCGCGCGAACATCTCCGGCCAGACCGCAGGCTGGCTCAGCCTGGCCATCGTCGCCGTGTGGACGCTGATCGTCGGGTGGTGGACGGTGCGCCCCTGGGTGGTGCGGCGCGCCACCCACCTCGTGGTCACCGACCTGCGGATCATGTTCCGCGCGGGGATCCTGCGCCGCCGCGGCATCGATATCCCACTGCGCCGGATCAATTCGGTGCAGTACCACCAGCGGCTGGTCGACCGGGCGCTGCGCTCCGGGGTCCTCACCGTGGAATCCGCGGGCGACGATCCACTCGACTTCCCCGACGTCCCGCGCATCGCGGCGGTGCATGCGTTGCTGGTCGATGCCCTCGATGACGCGGCCGACCGGGCCTCGGCGGAGTACGAGCGTCGCGGTGATCGGTGGCGGGCGGAGTAA
- a CDS encoding response regulator transcription factor — protein sequence MTTRVLLAEDDEAIASPLARALTREGYDVTVAATGTDAVRRALDEEFALLILDLGLPELDGLEVCREVRAARPEVAVLMLTARTDEMDFVVGLDAGADDYVGKPFRMFELMARTRALLRRSAPAPDTGDVLDAGGIRLDAKARRVTVDGSDVALANKEFELLRFLMERAGQLLSREDILADVWGDSDLRGSKTLDMHISWLRRKIGDDTGPHGPRRIVTVRGVGFRFDAE from the coding sequence ATGACCACACGGGTTCTGCTGGCCGAGGACGACGAGGCGATCGCATCGCCGCTCGCGCGCGCTCTCACTCGCGAGGGATACGACGTCACGGTGGCCGCCACCGGCACCGATGCGGTGCGCCGCGCGCTGGACGAGGAGTTCGCGCTGCTCATCCTCGACCTGGGGCTGCCCGAGCTCGACGGGTTGGAGGTGTGCCGCGAAGTGCGGGCCGCACGGCCCGAGGTGGCGGTGCTCATGCTCACCGCGCGCACCGACGAGATGGACTTCGTGGTCGGCCTCGACGCCGGCGCGGACGACTACGTGGGCAAGCCCTTCCGGATGTTCGAGTTGATGGCCCGTACCCGGGCGCTGCTGCGGCGCAGCGCGCCCGCCCCGGACACCGGCGATGTGCTCGACGCGGGCGGAATCCGGCTCGACGCCAAGGCGCGACGGGTCACGGTGGACGGGTCCGATGTGGCCCTGGCCAACAAGGAGTTCGAGCTGCTGCGCTTCCTCATGGAGCGTGCGGGCCAACTGCTCTCCCGCGAGGACATCCTCGCGGACGTGTGGGGCGACTCCGATCTGCGGGGATCGAAGACCCTCGATATGCACATCTCCTGGTTGCGCCGGAAGATCGGCGACGACACCGGGCCGCACGGCCCGCGGCGCATCGTCACCGTTCGCGGTGTCGGCTTCCGCTTCGACGCGGAGTAG
- a CDS encoding HAMP domain-containing sensor histidine kinase yields MRLRILRSTIAVVAVAVLFLGLPLMVSTWLWLDNSARTDLQHRLQRASSDVLSREQSGRVGDPPADQLRLLVPEGGRLVLDYTDAAGRPRELAIGAPIADPMVESLNLGDAGTLRIEKPMAQVRSEQYQIVTIEAVVIALAVTAGFVVAAITASRVADPVQDVAERAQRLARGDFRADPQRHGIEELDRVLDVLDAATVEIADRLQRERQIVGEVSHQLRSRLTAVHIRLDELTLHDDPAVVAEAQAALDQVDRLTASVTEMVEASRTVSHPRAEVDVRAVLTPLVADLAPSFARFGRRLQVVDAVDGPLIAWATAARLREATAVLIDNARDHGSGTATVTLGTAGAHTVLVTVADEGSGIADADAQRIFRRGVSGGDGTGVGLALARAFIEGDGGRLQLQSRRPTTFAIFLPTAPENPAPPREPEPR; encoded by the coding sequence GTGCGCCTGCGCATCCTCCGTTCCACCATCGCCGTCGTCGCGGTGGCGGTGCTCTTCCTCGGCCTGCCGCTGATGGTCTCCACGTGGCTGTGGCTGGACAACTCCGCCCGCACCGATCTCCAGCACCGGCTGCAGCGCGCTTCCTCAGACGTCCTGTCCCGCGAGCAGTCCGGCCGCGTCGGTGACCCTCCCGCCGATCAGCTCCGGCTCCTGGTGCCCGAGGGCGGGCGCCTCGTGCTCGACTACACCGACGCCGCGGGGCGGCCCCGCGAGCTGGCCATCGGCGCCCCGATCGCCGATCCCATGGTGGAGAGCCTGAACCTCGGCGACGCCGGCACGCTGCGCATCGAGAAGCCCATGGCGCAGGTGCGCTCCGAGCAGTACCAGATCGTGACGATCGAGGCCGTGGTCATCGCGCTGGCGGTCACCGCCGGATTCGTGGTCGCCGCGATCACCGCGAGCCGCGTCGCCGACCCCGTGCAAGACGTGGCCGAGCGCGCCCAGCGCCTCGCGCGCGGCGATTTCCGCGCCGATCCGCAGCGGCACGGCATCGAGGAGCTCGATCGCGTGCTCGATGTGCTCGACGCCGCCACCGTCGAGATCGCCGACCGGCTCCAGCGCGAGCGGCAGATCGTCGGCGAGGTCTCGCATCAACTCCGCAGCCGCCTGACCGCGGTGCACATCCGGCTCGACGAGCTCACCCTGCACGACGATCCCGCCGTGGTGGCCGAGGCACAGGCCGCGCTCGATCAGGTCGACCGGCTCACCGCATCGGTCACCGAGATGGTCGAGGCCTCGCGGACCGTCTCGCATCCGCGGGCCGAGGTGGACGTGCGTGCCGTGCTGACACCGCTGGTCGCCGACCTCGCGCCGTCGTTCGCGCGGTTCGGCCGGCGACTGCAGGTGGTCGACGCGGTCGACGGTCCGCTGATCGCGTGGGCCACCGCGGCACGACTCCGCGAGGCGACGGCCGTGCTCATCGACAACGCGCGCGACCACGGCTCCGGAACGGCGACGGTCACGCTGGGCACCGCCGGGGCGCACACGGTGCTGGTGACGGTGGCCGACGAGGGCTCGGGCATCGCCGACGCCGACGCGCAACGGATCTTCCGGCGCGGCGTCTCCGGCGGCGACGGTACCGGGGTGGGCCTCGCGCTCGCCCGCGCCTTCATCGAGGGCGACGGTGGCCGCCTGCAGCTGCAGAGCCGGCGCCCCACCACCTTCGCCATCTTCCTGCCGACCGCTCCCGAGAACCCCGCGCCGCCGCGCGAGCCCGAACCCCGCTGA
- a CDS encoding GtrA family protein → MAFIESIMDRTPAPLRGLVMQHHELIKFAIVGATTCVFDLAIFYSLVFTVLDEKPTVAKIFSGVCAVILSYILNREWSFKNRGGRERHHEALLFFVISGIGVLIMAAPIFIANNVFNLRATDSKTTLIVVDFVLNYIVGNLLQMAFRFWALRRWAFPEDMSDAPEQESIPAEATDPERDAAAER, encoded by the coding sequence GTGGCTTTCATCGAGTCGATCATGGATCGCACCCCGGCACCCCTGCGTGGTCTCGTCATGCAGCATCACGAGCTGATCAAGTTCGCGATCGTCGGTGCCACCACCTGCGTCTTCGACCTCGCCATCTTCTACAGCCTGGTGTTCACCGTGCTCGACGAGAAGCCGACGGTCGCCAAGATCTTCTCCGGTGTCTGCGCCGTGATCCTCTCTTACATCCTCAATCGGGAGTGGAGCTTCAAGAACCGTGGCGGTCGGGAGCGGCACCACGAGGCTCTGCTGTTCTTCGTGATCTCGGGCATCGGCGTGCTGATCATGGCCGCCCCCATCTTCATCGCGAACAACGTGTTCAACCTGCGCGCCACCGATTCGAAGACCACCTTGATCGTGGTCGATTTCGTGCTCAACTACATCGTGGGCAACCTGCTCCAGATGGCCTTCCGCTTCTGGGCGCTGCGCCGCTGGGCCTTCCCCGAGGACATGAGCGACGCCCCCGAGCAGGAGTCCATTCCCGCCGAGGCGACCGACCCCGAGCGCGACGCCGCCGCCGAGCGGTAA
- a CDS encoding 5-(carboxyamino)imidazole ribonucleotide synthase → MTGVRRPVVAMVGGGQLARMTHQAAVALGQSLRVLAASPDEPAPQVAPDVVLGDHDEIDDLRRVATGAHVLTFDHEGVPTEHLLALQAEGVTVNPPPQALLYAQDKLAMRRRLAELGAPVPGYAEIESVDDVRAFWERYPGAVVLKAVRGGYDGRGVWLPDSLDEALSVAAAQLEAGVSLLAEQRVELARELSAMVARSPFGQGAAWPVVETVQRNGQCAVVLAPAPGLSDDEAAFAESLALRLANELGVVGVMAVELFQTPSGEMLVNELAMRPHNSGHWSMNGCVTSQFEQHLRAVLDYPLGDTAATAPLTVMANVLGAPVNPEMSVDERLHHLMARMPEAHVHMYGKEFRPDRKVGHINIVGALDGDRDDPAYVAELRERAERAAHWMATAEWTDGWSVHG, encoded by the coding sequence ATGACAGGTGTGCGGAGGCCCGTGGTCGCGATGGTGGGCGGCGGACAGCTCGCGCGGATGACGCATCAGGCGGCGGTCGCGCTGGGGCAGAGCCTGCGGGTTCTCGCGGCCTCGCCCGACGAGCCGGCACCGCAGGTCGCGCCCGATGTGGTGCTGGGCGATCACGACGAGATCGACGATCTGCGCCGCGTGGCCACCGGAGCGCACGTGCTCACCTTCGACCATGAGGGTGTGCCCACGGAGCACCTGTTGGCCCTGCAAGCCGAGGGTGTCACCGTGAACCCGCCGCCGCAGGCGCTGCTGTACGCGCAGGACAAGCTGGCCATGCGGCGGCGCCTGGCCGAGTTGGGTGCGCCGGTGCCCGGGTATGCGGAGATAGAGTCGGTCGACGATGTGCGGGCGTTCTGGGAGCGGTACCCCGGTGCGGTGGTGCTCAAGGCCGTGCGCGGCGGGTACGACGGGCGCGGGGTGTGGCTGCCGGACTCGCTTGATGAGGCCCTTTCCGTGGCCGCTGCGCAGTTGGAGGCCGGGGTCTCGCTGCTGGCGGAACAGCGGGTGGAGTTGGCGCGGGAGCTGTCGGCGATGGTCGCCCGCTCCCCGTTCGGGCAGGGTGCCGCGTGGCCCGTGGTGGAGACGGTGCAGCGCAATGGGCAGTGCGCGGTGGTGCTGGCGCCCGCGCCGGGGCTGTCGGACGACGAGGCGGCGTTCGCCGAATCGCTGGCGCTGCGGCTGGCGAACGAGCTGGGTGTGGTGGGTGTGATGGCGGTGGAGCTGTTCCAGACCCCGTCGGGCGAGATGCTGGTGAACGAGCTGGCGATGCGCCCGCACAACTCCGGGCACTGGTCGATGAACGGCTGCGTCACCAGCCAGTTCGAGCAGCATCTGCGGGCCGTGCTCGACTACCCGCTGGGCGACACCGCCGCGACCGCGCCGCTGACGGTAATGGCGAATGTGCTGGGGGCCCCGGTGAATCCGGAGATGAGTGTGGACGAGCGGCTGCACCATCTCATGGCGCGGATGCCCGAGGCGCACGTGCACATGTACGGCAAGGAGTTCCGGCCCGACCGCAAGGTGGGGCACATCAATATCGTCGGGGCTCTCGACGGTGACCGGGACGATCCCGCCTACGTGGCGGAGCTGCGGGAGCGAGCGGAACGCGCGGCGCACTGGATGGCGACCGCGGAGTGGACCGATGGATGGAGTGTGCATGGCTGA
- the purE gene encoding 5-(carboxyamino)imidazole ribonucleotide mutase, whose product MAETAGPRVGLIMGSDSDWPVMEAAAEALAEFGVRFEVGVVSAHRTPQRMLDYASAAAGRGIEVIIAGAGGAAHLPGMVASATPLPVIGVPVPLKHLDGMDSLLSIVQMPAGIPVATVSVGGARNAGLLAVRILGSADPSLRQRMVAFQDGLEKMVLAKDEALRKKLLEG is encoded by the coding sequence ATGGCTGAGACTGCTGGTCCGCGTGTGGGGCTGATCATGGGCAGTGATTCCGACTGGCCCGTGATGGAGGCCGCTGCCGAGGCGCTCGCCGAATTCGGCGTGCGATTCGAGGTGGGGGTGGTCTCGGCGCATCGGACGCCGCAGCGGATGCTCGATTACGCCTCGGCTGCTGCGGGGCGGGGGATCGAGGTGATCATCGCCGGTGCCGGCGGTGCCGCGCACCTGCCCGGCATGGTCGCCTCCGCGACCCCGCTGCCCGTGATCGGCGTGCCCGTGCCGCTGAAGCACCTGGACGGGATGGATTCGCTGCTGTCGATCGTCCAGATGCCCGCCGGGATTCCGGTGGCGACGGTGTCCGTCGGCGGCGCCCGCAACGCCGGCCTCCTGGCCGTGCGCATCCTGGGATCGGCCGACCCCTCCCTGCGGCAGCGGATGGTCGCGTTCCAGGACGGCCTGGAGAAGATGGTGCTCGCCAAGGATGAGGCGCTGCGCAAGAAACTCCTCGAAGGCTGA
- a CDS encoding dihydrofolate reductase family protein translates to MSGQARVHNFSISLDGFGAGEGQSMETPFGHADGALMQWFFGTRRGAAIHGLEPAALGVDDAFASAWGDGIGAEIMGRNKFGPQRGPWEDESWRGWWGEETPFKTPVFVLTHHPRPSIEMGDGTVFHFIDASPAEALAQAREAADGLDVRIGGGVATVRQFLAADLIDHMHLVEVPIVLGRGERLWDGLEGVQERFIIESVVSPQSGVVHRSFSRLPR, encoded by the coding sequence GTGAGCGGACAGGCGCGGGTACACAACTTCTCGATCTCTCTCGATGGCTTCGGCGCGGGCGAGGGGCAGAGTATGGAGACGCCGTTCGGGCACGCCGACGGCGCGCTCATGCAGTGGTTCTTCGGCACCCGTAGGGGCGCCGCGATCCACGGCCTCGAGCCCGCAGCACTCGGTGTGGACGATGCCTTCGCCTCCGCATGGGGTGATGGGATCGGCGCCGAGATCATGGGCCGCAACAAGTTCGGCCCGCAGCGCGGTCCGTGGGAGGACGAGTCGTGGCGCGGCTGGTGGGGCGAGGAGACGCCCTTCAAGACCCCCGTCTTCGTACTCACGCACCACCCGCGGCCGTCCATCGAGATGGGCGATGGCACCGTCTTCCATTTCATCGACGCCTCACCTGCCGAGGCGCTGGCCCAGGCCCGCGAGGCCGCCGACGGGCTGGACGTGCGGATCGGCGGGGGAGTGGCGACGGTGCGCCAGTTCCTCGCCGCCGACCTCATCGACCACATGCACCTGGTGGAGGTGCCCATCGTGCTCGGCCGTGGCGAGCGGCTGTGGGACGGCCTCGAAGGGGTGCAGGAACGGTTCATCATCGAATCGGTGGTGAGCCCGCAGAGCGGTGTGGTGCACCGCAGCTTCAGCCGCCTACCGCGCTAA
- a CDS encoding HNH endonuclease signature motif containing protein produces the protein MRIDQLESEVGIATTATGGRLSVTDAIRMAGTNPKYFLLLDLHQRPLFLGREKRLATADQRIALYGSEKGCSAPGCDAPATRTQVHHVTEWQNGGRTDVTGLTLACDAHHSKVSPAPSGMETIVVPAGEYAGRIGWRRNTTAGPHKVNHNHHTAELYYQALERWHRTREQLRRQWRTQDLREQYEDRIGTTYTDIDALLDSPHGPPLLETLLHEHDTDNTWRGAPPDALPDAA, from the coding sequence ATGAGGATCGATCAGCTCGAATCCGAGGTCGGGATCGCGACCACCGCCACCGGCGGACGACTGTCGGTCACAGACGCCATCCGCATGGCCGGGACGAACCCGAAATACTTCCTCCTCCTGGACCTGCACCAACGCCCCCTGTTCCTCGGGCGGGAGAAGCGTCTCGCCACCGCGGATCAGCGGATCGCGCTCTACGGCAGCGAAAAGGGCTGCTCCGCACCGGGCTGTGACGCGCCGGCGACGCGGACGCAGGTGCATCACGTCACCGAATGGCAGAACGGCGGCCGCACCGACGTCACCGGCCTCACCCTCGCCTGCGATGCCCACCACAGCAAAGTCTCGCCCGCACCGTCCGGGATGGAGACCATCGTCGTGCCCGCCGGTGAGTACGCCGGGCGGATCGGGTGGCGCCGCAACACCACCGCCGGCCCCCACAAGGTCAACCACAACCACCACACTGCCGAGCTGTATTACCAAGCCCTCGAACGCTGGCACCGCACCCGCGAACAACTCCGCCGACAATGGCGCACGCAGGACCTGCGGGAACAGTACGAGGACCGCATCGGCACCACCTACACCGACATCGACGCCCTCCTCGACAGCCCCCACGGCCCACCCCTACTCGAAACACTCCTGCACGAACACGACACCGACAACACCTGGCGCGGGGCGCCGCCGGATGCACTACCCGACGCCGCCTGA
- a CDS encoding DUF222 domain-containing protein: MTETVCTSAQYLDALAAFEHATEILASADPVLLSAPEVLDSLSRLEVAVRKVPVAQHALVQVAHEQGLPGSLGYTGLKEMLVDRLRLAGAEARDRVAGARGRAIEHLPCGVAQPRFALTLAAQRQGAISERHALTIEQVFRTCPPSVDKPDVLEDILVTAAREVTPEEVGKVGRRAIELLDPDGAEPNPEKARRARGLEIGCQDKNLVSDFGGTLSAECRALMEAVFAKYARPGVHNPDDPDSPAEGATAEELSEAAQRDHRSLAQRQHDALTHALRVAVSSGEFGQHRGLPCVPITP; the protein is encoded by the coding sequence ATGACCGAGACGGTGTGCACGTCAGCGCAGTATTTGGATGCGCTCGCCGCCTTCGAACACGCCACTGAAATCCTGGCCTCCGCGGATCCGGTGCTGCTGTCCGCACCGGAGGTGTTGGACTCGTTGTCGCGGCTGGAAGTTGCGGTGCGGAAGGTGCCGGTGGCGCAGCACGCGCTGGTGCAGGTCGCACACGAGCAGGGCCTGCCCGGCAGCCTCGGCTACACCGGCCTCAAGGAAATGTTGGTGGATCGGTTACGGCTCGCCGGCGCCGAAGCCCGCGACCGGGTTGCCGGTGCGCGGGGCCGGGCGATCGAGCACCTGCCCTGTGGTGTTGCGCAGCCGCGGTTCGCGTTGACGTTGGCGGCGCAGCGGCAGGGGGCGATCAGTGAACGGCACGCCCTGACGATCGAGCAGGTGTTCCGCACCTGCCCACCCAGTGTGGACAAGCCCGACGTTCTGGAAGACATCCTGGTGACCGCCGCCCGGGAAGTCACCCCCGAAGAAGTAGGCAAAGTCGGCCGCCGAGCGATCGAGCTGCTCGACCCCGACGGTGCGGAACCGAACCCGGAGAAGGCCCGCCGCGCCCGGGGGTTGGAGATCGGCTGTCAGGATAAGAATCTGGTCTCCGACTTCGGCGGCACCCTCTCCGCCGAATGCCGGGCACTGATGGAAGCGGTGTTCGCGAAATACGCCCGCCCCGGGGTGCACAACCCGGACGACCCCGACAGCCCCGCGGAGGGCGCCACCGCCGAGGAACTCTCGGAGGCGGCGCAGCGGGATCACCGCAGCCTCGCCCAACGCCAACACGACGCGTTGACGCACGCCCTGCGAGTCGCGGTCTCGTCCGGCGAATTCGGTCAGCATCGCGGACTGCCGTGCGTTCCGATCACACCATGA